In one Deltaproteobacteria bacterium genomic region, the following are encoded:
- a CDS encoding Nif3-like dinuclear metal center hexameric protein — MTTIGDIISRLDSLYPPTLAEEWDNVGLLVGSPGAEARGVAAALEATAETIGEAARIGANLLVTHHPLLFKPLSAIRFDRPVGALIADAVRRDVAIFVIHTNADWAEGGLNDRLANSLGLTDVRPLEPTARTTQFKLVTFVPPDRVHEVSMAMFAAGAGVIGNYSCCSFQLDGTGTFFPEAGASPFAGALGELARENETRLEVLIDEHRMGAVVAAMVAAHPYEEVAYDVYPLRSNPRRDGVARVGTFAEPVVPRELATTLRQVTGARRVVGAGPLDRLVRRAVICTGAGASLIEKAARLGDAMLVTGDLKYHDARHAEDLGVAVLDIGHFASEIDFARMVESALGESLRRDGIDVAVHALRVERDPMESL, encoded by the coding sequence GTGACGACGATCGGCGACATCATTTCGCGACTCGACTCTCTCTATCCGCCGACGCTCGCCGAGGAATGGGACAACGTGGGGCTGCTCGTCGGATCGCCGGGCGCCGAGGCGCGGGGTGTCGCCGCGGCGCTCGAGGCGACGGCGGAAACGATCGGAGAAGCCGCGCGCATCGGCGCGAACCTTCTCGTCACGCATCATCCGTTGCTCTTCAAACCGCTTTCCGCGATTCGTTTCGACCGCCCGGTGGGAGCGCTCATCGCCGATGCCGTGCGTCGGGACGTTGCGATTTTTGTCATTCACACCAACGCCGACTGGGCCGAGGGCGGACTCAACGATCGTCTCGCGAACTCGCTCGGACTGACCGACGTGCGTCCGCTGGAGCCGACGGCGCGCACGACGCAGTTCAAGCTGGTCACCTTCGTTCCGCCGGACCGCGTGCACGAGGTGTCGATGGCGATGTTCGCAGCCGGCGCGGGGGTGATCGGCAACTACTCGTGCTGCTCGTTTCAGCTCGATGGCACGGGGACATTCTTTCCCGAGGCCGGGGCGAGTCCGTTCGCGGGAGCCCTCGGCGAACTGGCGCGCGAGAACGAGACCCGTCTCGAGGTGCTGATCGACGAACATCGGATGGGCGCGGTCGTCGCGGCGATGGTTGCCGCGCATCCGTACGAAGAAGTCGCATACGATGTCTATCCGCTGCGCTCGAATCCGCGACGCGACGGCGTGGCTCGCGTGGGGACATTTGCGGAGCCGGTTGTTCCGAGGGAACTGGCGACGACGCTCCGACAGGTCACCGGCGCACGGCGCGTCGTCGGCGCGGGCCCGCTCGATCGCCTCGTTCGCAGGGCCGTGATCTGCACGGGCGCGGGGGCGTCGCTCATCGAGAAGGCTGCGCGACTCGGCGATGCGATGCTCGTGACCGGCGACCTGAAGTATCACGATGCAAGGCACGCCGAAGATTTGGGTGTTGCGGTACTCGACATCGGACACTTCGCGTCGGAAATCGACTTCGCCCGCATGGTCGAGTCGGCGCTCGGCGAGTCGTTGAGGCGGGATGGGATCGATGTGGCCGTGCACGCGCTGCGCGTGGAGCGCGATCCGATGGAATCGCTGTGA